A window of Chitinophaga sp. MM2321 contains these coding sequences:
- a CDS encoding prolyl oligopeptidase family serine peptidase, whose translation MNNEHKRYENNKKINMAESKQIGIYTYQGILSLWTKICFIMIPLLCITQIGSSQSLKTDVRHMRTDNGVDFGIWGYVEGKSPQPILVILSNTIDETLNSEYFRQCGTRLAKEYGWLCVSLDIPYHGKRIRKAAESGLTGWAVAAKRGEDFVKDNNRSVSEILKFLIKKGYADPDKIAVCGTSRGGYLALQFAASEPGVKAVAAFAPVTDLLALKEFSGFSATDIPASLNLDNKINSLSQKGVWIVIGDRDERVDTDKAIELARKISKASSKSDVELNVMTEPKGHSTPKGSVDRAVKWITDRYGMTR comes from the coding sequence GTGAATAACGAGCATAAACGATATGAAAATAATAAGAAAATCAATATGGCTGAATCGAAACAGATAGGTATATATACTTATCAGGGCATTTTGTCTTTATGGACAAAGATCTGTTTTATCATGATCCCGCTTTTGTGTATTACACAAATAGGTAGCAGTCAATCTCTGAAAACAGACGTGCGTCATATGAGAACTGATAATGGGGTGGACTTTGGTATATGGGGTTATGTTGAAGGAAAATCACCACAACCTATATTAGTTATTTTATCTAATACAATAGATGAGACGCTGAACAGTGAATATTTTAGACAATGCGGGACCCGCCTGGCGAAAGAATATGGCTGGCTATGTGTATCGTTGGATATACCTTATCATGGAAAAAGAATCCGGAAAGCAGCTGAAAGCGGATTGACGGGCTGGGCGGTTGCCGCAAAGCGGGGGGAAGATTTTGTAAAAGATAATAATCGTAGCGTGAGCGAAATTCTGAAGTTCCTCATAAAAAAGGGCTATGCTGATCCTGATAAGATTGCCGTGTGTGGAACTTCCAGGGGTGGTTATTTAGCACTTCAATTCGCTGCATCCGAGCCTGGTGTGAAAGCCGTTGCTGCTTTTGCTCCGGTGACCGACTTGCTGGCATTAAAGGAATTTTCGGGCTTTTCTGCTACAGATATCCCTGCGTCACTTAATCTTGATAACAAAATTAATTCGCTGTCACAAAAAGGAGTATGGATTGTAATTGGCGACAGGGATGAACGGGTAGATACAGATAAAGCGATTGAATTGGCAAGAAAGATAAGTAAGGCCTCATCAAAAAGTGATGTAGAATTAAATGTAATGACAGAGCCAAAAGGTCATAGCACTCCCAAGGGATCGGTAGACCGGGCGGTTAAATGGATAACAGATAGATATGGCATGACAAGATAG
- a CDS encoding neutral/alkaline non-lysosomal ceramidase N-terminal domain-containing protein, which yields MKELFSAGASQVDITPPLGTLVNGNLITYYAKKIHDNLHAKALVVKDAHTTVALVVVDICAMQIDFLNEVKSEIFRQTGIPTANILISSTHTHSAGSVTDLLGCAVDMAYRKKLPALIVQSVMQAQQNLRPAKIAFAVVDAPEHVVCRRYFMKPGFVAHNPVTGGNDTIKTNPLGYESDIEKRASRIDTSLSFLAVKGMDEKWISVLANYSMHYVGDCEDGTITPDYFGVFSKQIAAKLNAGTDFIGMMSNGTSGEANIWDFLQPDRYPKENFKKSELIGSDLAEKVFQAVKDIQWEVNPAIAVAYKEEQMGVRKPSANELMSAKKIVGETIYERLVTDQDGIDKIYAREQVLLNEFPDRVAFPVQAISIGSGVIGALGGEFFSETGLWLKAQTAGTPYFTICMANGYIGYVPPAHEIEKGGYETWRCRTCHLELQAEDDIRNQLLQLIHRVKDVHGPQ from the coding sequence ATGAAAGAGCTGTTTTCTGCGGGAGCCTCACAAGTTGATATTACGCCACCTTTGGGTACACTTGTTAATGGTAATCTTATCACTTATTATGCAAAAAAGATACATGATAATTTGCACGCCAAAGCATTGGTTGTAAAGGACGCCCACACCACTGTGGCGCTTGTTGTGGTAGACATTTGTGCGATGCAGATAGATTTCCTGAATGAAGTTAAATCAGAAATATTCCGACAGACAGGCATCCCGACAGCAAATATTCTTATTTCAAGTACGCATACGCATTCCGCAGGATCTGTGACTGATCTGTTGGGGTGTGCGGTGGATATGGCCTATAGAAAGAAGTTGCCGGCATTGATTGTACAATCCGTAATGCAGGCTCAGCAAAATCTGCGGCCGGCGAAAATAGCATTTGCTGTGGTAGATGCCCCTGAGCACGTAGTATGCAGGCGCTATTTTATGAAACCGGGATTTGTGGCACATAATCCGGTAACAGGTGGAAATGATACTATAAAAACGAACCCGTTAGGGTATGAAAGCGATATTGAAAAGCGGGCCTCCCGGATAGATACCAGCTTGTCTTTTCTGGCGGTAAAAGGGATGGATGAAAAATGGATCAGTGTATTGGCTAATTATTCCATGCACTATGTAGGCGATTGTGAGGATGGTACCATTACACCTGATTATTTTGGGGTGTTCTCAAAACAAATTGCGGCTAAACTGAATGCCGGAACTGATTTTATTGGCATGATGAGCAATGGAACCAGTGGTGAAGCCAATATCTGGGATTTCCTGCAGCCGGACCGCTATCCCAAAGAAAATTTTAAAAAGAGTGAGTTGATCGGCTCCGATCTGGCAGAGAAAGTTTTTCAGGCTGTCAAAGACATTCAATGGGAAGTGAATCCTGCAATAGCTGTTGCATATAAAGAAGAGCAGATGGGGGTTCGTAAACCATCCGCTAATGAATTAATGTCTGCAAAAAAAATAGTAGGGGAAACAATATATGAGCGTCTTGTTACTGATCAGGATGGTATTGATAAGATCTATGCGAGGGAACAGGTTTTATTGAATGAGTTCCCGGACAGGGTTGCTTTCCCGGTACAAGCTATAAGCATTGGCAGTGGCGTGATCGGTGCGCTGGGAGGCGAATTTTTTTCGGAAACGGGTTTGTGGCTGAAAGCACAAACTGCCGGGACACCTTATTTTACAATATGTATGGCTAATGGTTATATCGGTTATGTGCCACCTGCCCATGAAATTGAAAAAGGGGGATATGAAACCTGGCGCTGTCGTACCTGTCATCTTGAATTGCAGGCGGAAGATGATATCCGTAATCAATTGCTGCAATTAATACATCGGGTAAAAGATGTGCATGGGCCGCAATAG
- a CDS encoding membrane dipeptidase, producing the protein MSKTFIFDAHLDLSMNAIEWNRDLSRPLDEIRQREMHLKDKPDRGKGTVCLPELRKGGIGLVVATQLSRFTPPGSSLPGWHSPQQAWAMTQGQLAWYKEMEAMGEMTQVKDLEGLEAHLDLWNDAAIPDETKPVGYILSLEGADSFVDISYLHKAYDYGLRAVGLSHFGPGRYAPGTKMEGPLTSAGIALLKEMEKLNLILDVTHLTDEGFYQAMDNYSGPVWASHCNTRKIVPTQRQLTDDQIKRLIERGAVIGGMLDCWAMDIRFIDTVSDPWQLNIKLENLVDHWDHICQIAGNSLHVGIGSDLDGIFGREQSPWDLNSIADLQKYEGILSRRGYTAADIDNLFHKNWLRFLRKAWA; encoded by the coding sequence ATGAGTAAGACATTCATTTTTGACGCACATCTTGACCTGTCCATGAATGCAATAGAATGGAACAGGGATCTATCCCGTCCGTTGGATGAGATACGGCAAAGAGAGATGCATTTAAAAGATAAGCCGGATAGGGGAAAAGGAACGGTTTGTTTACCGGAGTTACGAAAAGGTGGAATAGGACTGGTAGTGGCTACCCAGCTTTCCCGGTTTACACCGCCGGGGAGTTCTTTACCCGGCTGGCATTCTCCCCAGCAGGCATGGGCTATGACACAGGGGCAACTGGCCTGGTATAAAGAAATGGAAGCCATGGGAGAAATGACCCAGGTAAAAGATCTCGAAGGACTGGAAGCACACCTGGACTTATGGAATGATGCTGCTATCCCTGATGAAACCAAACCTGTTGGTTATATTTTAAGCCTGGAAGGAGCAGATTCGTTCGTTGATATTTCTTATTTACATAAAGCCTACGATTACGGACTACGTGCAGTAGGGCTATCGCATTTTGGTCCCGGAAGATATGCGCCTGGCACTAAGATGGAAGGGCCTTTGACTTCAGCCGGCATAGCATTGCTGAAAGAAATGGAGAAACTGAACCTGATCCTGGATGTAACCCATTTGACGGATGAAGGTTTTTATCAGGCAATGGATAACTACAGTGGTCCGGTTTGGGCCAGTCATTGTAATACAAGAAAGATAGTACCAACACAGCGGCAACTGACCGATGATCAGATAAAACGGTTAATCGAAAGAGGTGCGGTCATTGGTGGTATGCTGGATTGCTGGGCAATGGATATCCGTTTTATAGATACAGTTTCAGATCCCTGGCAACTCAATATAAAACTGGAAAATCTGGTAGATCATTGGGATCATATTTGCCAGATTGCAGGCAACAGTCTGCATGTGGGTATTGGTAGTGACCTGGATGGAATTTTTGGCCGGGAACAATCTCCCTGGGATTTAAACTCCATCGCGGACCTTCAGAAGTATGAAGGTATTCTTTCGCGTCGGGGATATACAGCAGCAGATATTGATAATCTATTCCATAAAAACTGGCTCAGGTTTTTGCGTAAAGCATGGGCGTAA
- a CDS encoding 3-hydroxyacyl-CoA dehydrogenase NAD-binding domain-containing protein, with protein MELNGIKKEPVLIVGEGKLVYSVVVCLLQSGYAVVLCTENKHKAAENIAIHYADLTQHTAQVINRKLLDITDVLDSELPYKMAIVITEEAVLKKKLLIEQLENKLPAHAVIAINTESIPLSTLQEGCHYPERIIGLNWSEPAHTTYFLEIIATGKNKMALVDQLADTAKTSWGKDPYIVSGGLGIRAKMIAAMTREAFFLVSNGYASIEDIDRACRNDPGYYLPFAGNFRYIDLMGGACSYGRVMKDLNPELSKDSTIPEFFIESIEKLKRPAEKNKGLYQYQESDSKKLAETFRRFSYQIQRIMEKYPFNYKRENAVSSTTINRSINE; from the coding sequence ATGGAATTGAATGGAATTAAGAAGGAACCTGTATTGATTGTAGGAGAGGGGAAACTGGTGTATAGCGTTGTTGTGTGTTTGTTACAGTCAGGATATGCTGTAGTATTATGTACGGAAAATAAACATAAGGCAGCAGAAAATATTGCTATTCATTATGCAGACTTAACGCAACACACGGCGCAGGTGATCAACCGGAAGCTACTGGACATTACAGATGTACTGGATAGTGAGCTGCCGTACAAAATGGCCATTGTGATAACGGAAGAAGCTGTATTGAAGAAGAAATTACTGATTGAGCAGTTAGAAAATAAGCTACCGGCGCATGCAGTGATAGCGATAAATACAGAAAGTATTCCGTTAAGCACTTTGCAGGAAGGTTGCCATTATCCGGAGCGTATCATAGGACTTAATTGGTCCGAACCTGCGCACACTACTTATTTTCTTGAAATTATTGCTACCGGTAAAAATAAGATGGCCTTGGTTGATCAGTTGGCCGATACTGCAAAAACAAGTTGGGGAAAAGATCCTTATATTGTTTCCGGTGGTCTTGGCATCCGGGCAAAAATGATCGCTGCCATGACCAGGGAAGCTTTTTTCCTGGTATCCAATGGATATGCTTCTATTGAGGATATCGACCGGGCATGCAGAAATGACCCCGGATATTATTTGCCATTTGCAGGGAATTTCAGGTACATAGATCTGATGGGTGGCGCCTGTAGTTATGGCCGCGTGATGAAGGACCTGAACCCTGAATTATCGAAGGATAGCACTATTCCGGAATTTTTTATTGAGAGCATTGAAAAACTAAAACGACCGGCTGAAAAAAATAAGGGTCTTTATCAATACCAGGAAAGCGATTCGAAAAAATTAGCGGAAACATTCCGGAGATTCAGTTATCAGATACAGCGCATCATGGAGAAGTATCCCTTCAATTATAAAAGGGAAAACGCTGTTTCGTCAACCACTATCAATCGTAGCATTAATGAGTAA
- a CDS encoding aspartate aminotransferase family protein — MEKIKYTRSADLLERAKKVMAGGVSSEFRKYNHPHAIFYTHGKGSRIYDVDDNEYLDFTLSQGPLILGHSHPHVLKSIHEYTEQGQLFAGQHIKEIELAETIHRLIPSAELMRFCLDGSEAVQTALRVARAKTGRKKFLRFEGHYHGWLDNMCWGISAPSVAALGSKEAPEVHPWTAGLPAQSRDEFIIAPWNDITILKKIVAAHKNEIAAIITEPVMCNNGCIQPVEGFLSGLRELCDEHGMALIFDEVITGFRLGLGGAQQYFNVTPDLSIFAKALGSGYPISVVAGKREWMNLIEEAKVIHAGTMNASNPTIAAALATIEVLEKEAPYDRMFQYGKRLMEGLREAAAKHGQHLVVQGPGPMFHMGFTDGGEMHDYRDTLALDRVKLGKFIAGMHDRKIRIIGRGLWYISAVHTEEEIEHAIKIASEVLSGI; from the coding sequence ATGGAAAAGATAAAATATACCCGGTCTGCCGACTTGCTTGAAAGGGCAAAGAAGGTAATGGCTGGCGGTGTTTCTTCAGAGTTCAGGAAATATAATCATCCGCATGCTATCTTTTATACACATGGAAAAGGAAGCCGGATTTATGATGTGGATGATAATGAATATCTGGACTTCACCCTGAGCCAGGGACCATTGATATTGGGGCACTCACATCCACATGTATTGAAATCAATACATGAATATACAGAGCAGGGACAATTGTTTGCCGGGCAACATATAAAAGAAATAGAGCTGGCAGAAACCATCCACCGCTTAATCCCATCTGCTGAACTGATGCGCTTTTGCCTGGATGGATCGGAAGCAGTGCAAACAGCTTTAAGGGTAGCGAGAGCTAAAACAGGCCGCAAAAAATTCCTTCGTTTTGAAGGCCATTATCATGGTTGGTTGGACAATATGTGCTGGGGAATTTCCGCTCCTTCCGTAGCTGCTTTGGGCAGTAAAGAAGCACCGGAAGTACACCCATGGACGGCAGGTTTGCCGGCACAATCCAGAGATGAATTTATCATCGCGCCATGGAATGATATTACGATACTTAAAAAGATTGTAGCCGCACATAAAAACGAAATAGCAGCCATTATTACAGAACCCGTGATGTGTAATAATGGTTGTATCCAGCCTGTAGAAGGGTTCCTGTCCGGACTCCGCGAGCTATGTGATGAGCATGGAATGGCATTGATCTTTGATGAGGTGATCACTGGCTTCAGACTGGGACTTGGCGGTGCGCAGCAATACTTCAACGTTACACCGGATCTTTCCATTTTTGCGAAAGCTCTCGGAAGCGGTTACCCGATAAGTGTAGTGGCGGGTAAAAGGGAGTGGATGAACTTAATAGAAGAGGCGAAGGTGATACATGCAGGTACCATGAATGCAAGTAATCCAACCATTGCTGCGGCCCTTGCTACTATTGAGGTGTTGGAAAAAGAGGCTCCTTACGACCGCATGTTTCAATATGGCAAAAGACTGATGGAAGGATTGCGCGAAGCGGCGGCGAAACACGGCCAGCATTTGGTTGTTCAGGGCCCTGGTCCTATGTTTCACATGGGCTTTACAGACGGCGGTGAAATGCATGATTACAGGGATACGCTGGCGCTGGACCGCGTTAAACTAGGCAAGTTTATAGCAGGAATGCATGACAGGAAGATAAGAATCATTGGAAGAGGCTTGTGGTATATCAGTGCTGTACATACGGAAGAAGAGATAGAGCACGCCATTAAAATTGCATCAGAAGTGTTAAGTGGCATATAG
- a CDS encoding 3-hydroxyacyl-CoA dehydrogenase family protein, with protein MTDIKNIHIGIVGLGLMGSSIVASLLIAGHTVKAIAPLMGEEAIAAGRIRDQLLVCEQGGLLIKPVEAYLSSLTISNNYEELHDCSLVVECIIEDVQIKEKVFKKIAAAVGQDTILASNTSAIPISMLQGFIPVPERFIGIHWAEPAFATRFLEIICGEKTATRTADWVFELAHAWGKEPTLLRKDIRGFITNRLMYSVYREALSLVGNGHTSIEDADKAFRYDAGSWITLMGIFKRMDFMGLEDYLVIFNTLFPALSNSDEVPVIIQRLMNEDARGTQNSKGFYSYTEEDSVKWDKAFASFNQDIYRLAAMFPSETITPALKK; from the coding sequence ATGACAGATATTAAAAATATCCATATCGGTATTGTCGGATTGGGTTTGATGGGAAGCAGCATTGTGGCTTCACTTTTAATAGCTGGTCATACCGTAAAAGCGATTGCTCCACTGATGGGTGAAGAGGCCATTGCTGCTGGCCGGATCAGGGATCAGCTTCTTGTTTGCGAGCAGGGAGGACTTTTAATAAAGCCTGTAGAAGCTTATCTATCTTCCCTGACCATCTCTAATAATTATGAAGAATTGCATGATTGCAGCCTGGTAGTGGAATGCATCATAGAGGATGTGCAGATTAAAGAAAAGGTTTTCAAAAAGATTGCAGCAGCAGTAGGACAAGACACCATTTTAGCGAGTAATACCTCGGCCATACCAATTAGTATGCTACAGGGATTTATCCCGGTTCCTGAACGGTTCATTGGCATTCATTGGGCCGAACCTGCGTTTGCGACCCGGTTCCTGGAAATCATTTGCGGTGAAAAAACAGCTACCCGGACAGCTGATTGGGTGTTTGAACTGGCGCATGCATGGGGAAAAGAACCAACCTTGCTAAGAAAGGATATCCGGGGCTTTATTACCAACCGCCTGATGTATTCAGTATACAGGGAAGCGTTGTCGCTGGTAGGAAATGGCCACACCTCCATTGAAGATGCCGATAAGGCTTTCAGATATGATGCCGGCTCGTGGATAACCCTGATGGGGATCTTCAAACGGATGGACTTCATGGGACTGGAAGATTATCTTGTCATCTTCAACACCTTGTTCCCTGCTTTGAGCAATTCTGATGAGGTACCTGTCATCATTCAACGATTGATGAATGAAGATGCCAGGGGGACCCAGAATTCCAAAGGGTTTTATAGTTATACAGAAGAGGATTCCGTAAAATGGGATAAAGCTTTTGCTTCTTTTAATCAGGACATTTACCGCTTGGCAGCTATGTTCCCATCGGAAACGATTACCCCTGCATTAAAAAAATAG
- a CDS encoding Rid family detoxifying hydrolase, whose product MGKVGVNHPDRDPSFITGAYSDAVLVDGFLFVSGQAAVDFKTSKFVLGTIEEETKRTLENIKAIVTAGGAAMEDVVKCTVHLTDIGDFDRFNKVYATFFPGIRPARTTVQSVLAESIKVEIDCIVKLPTKP is encoded by the coding sequence ATGGGCAAAGTAGGTGTTAATCATCCAGACAGGGATCCTTCATTTATTACAGGAGCTTATTCGGATGCTGTTTTGGTAGATGGCTTTTTATTCGTTAGTGGACAAGCCGCTGTTGACTTCAAAACCTCGAAGTTTGTTTTAGGAACCATTGAAGAAGAAACAAAACGTACGCTGGAGAATATTAAAGCCATTGTAACGGCTGGAGGAGCTGCTATGGAAGATGTAGTAAAGTGTACCGTGCATTTAACTGACATTGGTGATTTCGATAGGTTCAATAAAGTATACGCCACTTTTTTTCCGGGAATAAGACCAGCCAGAACCACCGTACAATCTGTCTTGGCCGAAAGTATAAAAGTTGAGATTGATTGCATTGTCAAATTACCCACTAAGCCTTAA
- a CDS encoding ABC-F family ATP-binding cassette domain-containing protein: MHYVTVEGLTKSYGTKPLFRDISFHIEEGDKIALVALNGTGKSTLLRIILGKEVPDKGKVWIHKDVTVVMLEQQSDFDLSKTVIENIFNHDNPVLNAIKEYELLTDEDGPEPDVNKLADAFARMDELNAWHFDTKVKQILGKLNIHKLDQVVGSLSGGQQKRVALAKVLIDIGFEHKHVLLIMDEPTNHLDVTMIEWLENYLDQERVTLLLVTHDRYFLDSVCNEVMELDQEQLFIYKGDYENYLEKKAAREESDKSSTEKARNTYRKELEWMRKQPKARTTKSKSRQDAFYEVKERASAKVVDQQLELNVKMTRLGGKILELKKVNKAYGDHVILKGFDYTFKRGERVGVVGKNGVGKSTFLNMLLGTEQPDSGKINIGETIVFGNYSQTGLVVKEDVRVIEFVKNIAENFPLADGSKVSAGQFLELFLFPAEKQYTYISKLSGGEKRRLHLLSILFRNPNFLVLDEPTNDLDLPTLGILESFLLEFQGCVIIVSHDRYFMDKLVEHLLVFEGDGEIRDFPGNYTQYREAQKEEEKKKATNKKEGRAEPVVVAAPVAAPVENTARKMSFKEKRELELLEKDMENLEKEKKMIEAKLANGDLPYDQMEPLTHRIGEILQLLDEKGMRWLELSELNA, encoded by the coding sequence ATGCATTATGTTACAGTAGAAGGGCTCACCAAATCGTATGGTACCAAGCCATTATTCCGGGATATTTCATTTCATATAGAAGAAGGCGACAAAATAGCACTGGTGGCGCTTAACGGCACAGGGAAGTCTACCCTGTTACGTATTATACTCGGAAAAGAAGTGCCCGATAAAGGGAAGGTATGGATCCATAAGGATGTGACCGTAGTGATGCTGGAACAGCAATCTGACTTCGATCTCTCTAAAACCGTGATCGAAAACATTTTTAACCACGATAACCCCGTCCTGAATGCCATCAAGGAATATGAGCTGCTCACAGATGAAGACGGTCCCGAGCCTGATGTGAACAAGCTGGCAGATGCTTTTGCCAGAATGGACGAACTCAATGCCTGGCATTTTGATACCAAAGTAAAACAGATCCTTGGGAAGCTGAATATCCATAAACTGGATCAGGTCGTTGGTTCCCTGTCCGGTGGTCAACAGAAAAGGGTGGCGCTCGCTAAGGTGTTGATTGACATCGGGTTCGAACACAAACATGTGCTCCTGATCATGGATGAGCCTACGAACCACCTCGATGTTACCATGATCGAATGGCTGGAAAACTATCTCGACCAGGAACGTGTTACCCTCCTGCTGGTAACGCATGATCGTTATTTCCTCGATAGTGTGTGCAATGAAGTCATGGAACTGGACCAGGAACAGCTGTTTATCTACAAAGGTGATTACGAAAATTATCTTGAAAAGAAGGCTGCCCGCGAGGAAAGTGATAAATCCAGTACAGAGAAGGCCCGCAATACCTATCGTAAAGAACTGGAATGGATGCGCAAGCAGCCCAAAGCCCGTACTACCAAGTCAAAGTCGCGCCAGGATGCCTTTTATGAAGTAAAGGAGCGCGCCAGTGCAAAGGTGGTGGATCAGCAGCTGGAACTCAATGTGAAGATGACCCGCCTGGGCGGAAAGATCCTGGAACTTAAAAAAGTGAACAAAGCCTACGGGGATCATGTGATCCTGAAAGGATTTGATTATACTTTCAAAAGAGGGGAGCGTGTAGGCGTAGTCGGTAAGAACGGGGTAGGTAAATCTACCTTTCTGAATATGCTCCTGGGTACTGAGCAACCGGATTCGGGTAAGATCAATATAGGGGAAACCATCGTTTTTGGTAACTATTCCCAGACCGGCCTGGTAGTAAAGGAAGATGTCAGGGTGATTGAGTTTGTGAAGAATATCGCAGAAAACTTCCCGCTGGCAGATGGCTCAAAAGTAAGTGCCGGCCAGTTCCTGGAATTGTTTCTGTTTCCTGCAGAGAAGCAATATACCTACATCTCCAAATTGAGTGGCGGGGAGAAAAGAAGATTGCATTTGCTTTCTATCTTGTTCCGCAATCCCAACTTCCTGGTGTTGGATGAACCAACGAATGACCTGGATCTGCCTACGCTGGGTATCCTGGAAAGCTTTTTACTGGAGTTTCAGGGCTGCGTGATCATTGTGAGTCACGACCGTTATTTCATGGATAAACTGGTAGAACATTTATTAGTTTTTGAGGGAGATGGAGAAATACGCGATTTCCCCGGGAACTATACACAGTACCGCGAAGCGCAGAAAGAAGAAGAAAAGAAGAAAGCTACCAATAAAAAAGAAGGCCGTGCCGAACCTGTAGTGGTGGCTGCTCCTGTGGCAGCACCTGTGGAAAACACCGCACGTAAAATGTCTTTCAAAGAAAAGCGTGAGCTGGAGTTGTTAGAGAAAGATATGGAAAATCTGGAAAAGGAAAAGAAAATGATCGAGGCTAAACTAGCCAATGGTGATCTGCCTTATGATCAGATGGAACCGCTCACACACCGCATTGGTGAAATATTGCAATTGCTGGATGAAAAAGGAATGCGCTGGCTGGAGCTGAGTGAACTGAATGCATAA
- a CDS encoding GDP-L-fucose synthase, translating to MNPQDKIYVAGHRGMVGSAIVRRLQKDGFNNIITRTSKELDLREQAATAAFFEQTKPDYVFLAAAKVGGIMANNTYRGQFIYENLMIQNNVIHYSHTNDVKKLMFLGSSCIYPKMAPQPLKEEYLLTGPLEPTNEPYAIAKIAGIEMCDAYRAQYGSNFVSVMPTNLYGPNDNYDLANSHVLPAMLRKMHEAKVNQKEEVIIWGTGTPKREFLHADDMADACFFLMQNYNEKGLVNIGVGEDISIGDLARLIQGIVGFEGKLVFDTTKPDGTPRKLMDVTRLHSHGWKASIPLEDGIRNVYAEVKDLDWSK from the coding sequence ATGAATCCACAGGATAAAATATACGTTGCAGGGCATCGGGGAATGGTTGGTTCTGCTATAGTAAGGCGTTTGCAAAAGGATGGGTTTAACAATATCATTACCCGTACTTCAAAAGAACTGGACTTACGTGAACAGGCTGCTACGGCTGCATTTTTTGAACAAACGAAACCTGATTATGTTTTTCTGGCCGCCGCCAAAGTTGGAGGAATTATGGCGAATAATACCTACCGTGGGCAGTTCATCTATGAAAATCTGATGATACAGAATAATGTGATCCATTATTCACACACGAATGACGTTAAAAAACTGATGTTCCTCGGGTCTTCCTGTATTTATCCTAAAATGGCTCCCCAGCCTTTAAAGGAAGAGTACCTGCTCACTGGTCCATTGGAGCCTACCAATGAACCATATGCCATTGCAAAGATTGCCGGTATCGAAATGTGTGATGCTTATCGCGCGCAATATGGGAGCAATTTTGTTTCTGTGATGCCTACCAACTTGTATGGCCCCAATGATAACTATGACCTGGCCAACTCTCACGTATTGCCTGCCATGCTGCGTAAAATGCATGAAGCAAAAGTGAATCAGAAAGAAGAAGTCATAATATGGGGAACAGGCACGCCTAAACGTGAATTTTTGCATGCAGATGATATGGCAGACGCCTGTTTCTTCCTGATGCAAAACTATAATGAAAAAGGACTCGTAAATATTGGTGTGGGTGAGGATATCAGCATTGGTGATCTTGCCCGCCTGATCCAAGGAATAGTAGGTTTTGAAGGTAAATTGGTATTTGATACTACCAAGCCCGATGGCACTCCCCGGAAATTAATGGATGTTACCCGGTTACATAGTCATGGTTGGAAAGCAAGTATCCCGCTTGAAGATGGTATCCGCAACGTTTACGCTGAAGTAAAAGACCTGGATTGGTCAAAATAG